A DNA window from Luteolibacter luteus contains the following coding sequences:
- a CDS encoding helix-turn-helix domain-containing protein: protein MENTAREAQMPNDSEILRRLASRVAQLEGCITQALAAADRFHEIADRMERRAGGLPPRYLNMRDAANYCGLCLRTIEGAVAKGEITSFMRGRRLVLRESLESWVEGKVAAITHAPH from the coding sequence ATGGAAAACACCGCGCGGGAAGCGCAGATGCCCAACGATTCCGAAATCCTGAGACGACTGGCGTCAAGAGTGGCCCAGCTCGAGGGATGCATAACCCAAGCTTTGGCCGCGGCTGATCGCTTCCACGAGATCGCGGATCGAATGGAGCGCCGGGCAGGGGGACTTCCACCGCGCTACCTGAACATGCGCGATGCCGCGAATTACTGCGGGCTCTGCCTCCGCACCATTGAGGGCGCGGTCGCCAAGGGTGAGATCACCTCTTTCATGCGCGGCCGGCGTCTCGTTCTCCGCGAAAGCCTCGAATCCTGGGTCGAGGGGAAGGTTGCTGCGATCACGCACGCGCCGCACTGA